The following nucleotide sequence is from Lacinutrix sp. Hel_I_90.
TTCTAATGAGACTAAGCCAGAGGTGCCTCCGTACTCATCAACTACAACGGCCAAGTGCACTTTCTTTTCTTGAAACTCAGCCATTAAATCATCCAACTTTTTATTTTCTGGCACGAAAAAAGGATCACGTAATAAGCTCGTCCAATCAAACTCTATTTTATCAATATGTGGTAGTAAATCTTTCACGTATAAAATACCTTCTATAGTATCTATACTGTCTATATACACTGGGATTCTGGAAAAACCATTTTCAATGACTTCAGTTATAATTTCAGCATAACTCTGTGTTTTGTTTAGCGCAAAAATATCTAAACGTGGGCGCATAACCTGTTTGGTGTCTGTATTTCCAAACGAAACAATCCCTTTTAATATTTTATGCTCTTCTTGTGTGGTATCATGTTCACTAGTTAATTCTAAGGCTTGAGAGAGTTGGTTGACGCTGAGGTTATACTTTTGTCTCCCTAATTTATTATGGATCCCTAAAGTTATAGCCCGCATGGGTATACTTAAAGGAGAGATTAAAAAATCTAATACACGAAGCGGGAATGCCATAAAAATAGCAAACTTTAGGCTGTTTCTGCTGGCATAGACCTTTGGTAAAATTTCACCAAAGAGTAAAATTAAAAAAGTAACCACAACAACCTCTAAAACAAACTTTATAAGCAGATTGGTTATGCCGCCAAACATAATATTACCTAAAAAAGCAAAAAGGATAACAATGGCAATATTGATAAAATTATTGGCAACTAAAATGGTGGCCAATAGTTTTTTAGGTTTTTCCAGTAGCTTGGTTATTATGGATAGTGCTTTAGAATTCTGGTGGTCTTCCGGTTCTATATCCGAACGTGTTAATGAAAAGAGTGCGACTTCTGCTCCAGAAATTAATGCAGAGCAAAACAGCAATACAAACAGCAGAATAACACTGGGAATTATCGAATAATCGATGGATGTTATTATGAAATATAAGGACGTGGGATCAGGATCCAATAGTTGAAGGTTTAGTTATTAAATTAGAATGGTAAATCGTCATCACTTTCTGCTTTACCCATGGTTTCAGACTTCGCTTCTGTTGGTTTTTGTGTTACAGCAGATTCACTTTCCTTTTTAGTAGTCAAAAAAGTAAAGTCGGTGGCTTGAATTTCTGTGCTATAGCGATCATTTCCAGAATCATCTTGCCATTTGCGGGTTTTTAAACGCCCCTCTATATAGACTTTATCTCCTTTGCTTAAATACTTTTCGCAAATTTCGGCAGCTTTATTACGAAGCACAATATTGTGCCATTCCGTATTGGTTACTTTTTCATTGGTGCTTTTATTGGTGTAGGTTTCATTTGTTGCTAATGGAAAACGGCCTACACAGCCACCACCCTCGAAATAATGCATCTTCACTTCATCTCCTAAATGCCCAATGAGCATCACTTTATTTAAGGTTCCAGACATAATTTACTTTTAGTTATGACAGCAAAATTACAGTTTTACTATTGATAAACTTAAATTTAAGAAAAAAAGAAAGACTTAAGTGTTTTAAAACTTAAAAATTAAATTGTTCAATAAAATTACTAATAAGAATAGGAACAGGAAAATCATGTATTTTTTTTACTGAAATACCTTCAGGCAGACTGGATTTTAGAGATACAATCCAAAATTTAGTGTACAAATGCTGATGGGATAATTTGTGAATGATCGCTTTTTCATTATATAGGGAAAGGTCAAAAACCTTATTTTTTAGTGGAATAAAATCTTTCAGGTGGTCTGCTATTACTGAGAATTCGACTGCTTTTTTCGACTCTATTAAAGGGAATTGGTATAAGTTTTGCCAAATGCCGCTGCCCTCTCGTTGCTCTACAATGGTTTTTTCATCTTCAGAAAGGATGACAATAAAATTAAAATATTTCTTTTTTACTTTTAAAGCCTTAAGCTTAACAGGTAAAACACCAATGTCGTTTTTTTCGAGTGCGATGCATGCGTTATTAAAAGGACAGTTTGGGCAGTCCGGATTTTTTGGTCTGCATAATCTCGCGCCAAACTCCATAACCGCTTGGTTAAACGTCGCTGGTTGCTTCTTGTCAATCAATTCTTGAGCCAACGCTTTAAATTCTTTAAAACCTTTACCTGTATTAATAGGGGTGTAAATACCATAAACCCTTGCTAAAACTCTGTATACATTACCATCAACGACTGCTGTTGGCTCATTAAAGCTTATGGAGGCTATGGCACTAGCAGTATAATCACCTACACCTTTTAGTTTTAGTATTTCAGTAAAGGTGTTGGGGAACATGCCGTTTAGTTCTGAGACTATATATTTTGCTGAGGCATGTAAATTACGTGCTCTGGAATAGTAACCCAGGCCTTGCCATAATTTTAGTACTTGAGATTCTTCGGCTTTAGCAAGATCAAAAACGGTTGGATAATTGGTGATAAACGCGTCGTAATAGGGTAACCCTTGAGCAACTTGGGTTTGTTGTAAAATGATTTCAGACAGCCAAATATAGTAGGGATTTGTAGTGTTACGCCAAGGGAGGTTGCGCTTATTAACTGAATACCAGGAGATTAATTTCTTAGATACGTTCATTTATATGAAAAGATTCGATTGCAAAAGTAAATCTTTATAGTATTAAATTTTAATGAATTAGGTTTGAAATATTGAATATTAAATGCCTATATTTGCCCACCCTTAAAAAGAAATAATAACCCAAATAAGAAAAGAAAATGACTAAAGCTGATTTAGTAGCAAAAATTTCTGAGAAATTAGGAATTGAAAAAGGAGATGTGCAGGCAACTGTTGAAACATTCATGGAAGAAGTAAAAACATCTTTAGAAGCTGGCGATAACGTATACCTAAGAGGATTTGGTAGCTTTATCATTAAAACAAGAGCTGAAAAGACAGGTAGAAACATTTCTAAAAATACAACTATCAAAATTCCAGCACATAACATTCCGGCATTCAAACCTGCAAAAGTGTTTGTAGAAGGAGTGAAAACTAACGTTGACGTAAAGTAATTACAACATAAACGAATTATTAATTTAAAACCAAAGATCTTATGCCAAGTGGTAAAAAAAGAAAAAGACACAAGGTTGCAACGCACAAGCGCAAGAAGAGAAGACGCGCTAATCGTCACAAAAAGAAAAAATAATTCAAAAAAGTAGTTTTTTAAACTACTTTTTTGGTTTGTTAAAAACAATGTTCTTTGAAAACGAACTTAACAGTACTCATGTAAAACCTTGCGTGTGGGTTAGGTTCTTCGGATTTTTTCAAAATCCTGTGATTGTCTCATTTGCGTGAGACATGACTATTCGGTAAAATTTACCGAATAAAATATGTATAATCCATCTGTTGTATCTAACGGTATAACGGATTAAAATTAACAGTATGAATAAAGAATTGATTATTAGATCTAATTCTGAAGGTGTTGATTTTGCCTTATTAAAAGATGGAAAACTAGTAGAATTACATAAGGACGAAGATAGTAACAACTTTGCTGTTGGTGATGTGTTTATTGCCAAAATTAGAAAAGCTGTTCCTGGACTAAATGCTGCATTTGTAAATGTAGGTTATGAAAAAGATGCTTTTTTGCATTATCATGATTTAGGCCCAAAAATATCTTCACTCTTAAAATTCACAAAAAGTGTAAGCACAGGTAAATTAAATGACTTTTCTTTAAAAGACTACCCATTTGAAAAAGATATTGATAAAGACGGCAAAATTGCTAATGTCTTAAAATCAAATCAATCGATGCTGGTACAAATTGTTAAAGAACCGATATCTACAAAAGGCCCTAGAATAAGCTCTGAGCTTTCTATTGCTGGTAGATATATTGTTTTAGTCCCTTTTTCAGACCGTATTTCTATTTCACAAAAAATAGAAGATAAAGCTGAAAAAGACAGACTTAAACGCTTGGTTCAAAGCATAACTCCAAAAGGTTTTGGAGTTATTGTACGTACAGTAGCCGAAGGCAAAAAAGTAGCCGAATTAGACAAAGATTTACAGAATTTGCTTGGTCGTTGGACCGCAATGTGTAAAAAATTAAATAAAGCACATCACCCGACCAAGGTATTAGGTGAGTTAAATAAGGCCTCTTCAATTTTAAGAGATATTTTTAACGACAGTTTTACAGGAATTTATGTAGACGACGAAGCGCTTTATATTCAAATTAAAGATTATGTGCAAGAAATTGCACCAAACAAAGAATCAATAGTTAAACTACATCAGTCTAATGTTCCAATTTATGAAAAATTTGGAGTGGAAAGACAAATTAAAACCGCGTTTGGAAAAACGGTTTCAATGGCAAAAGGAGCCTATTTAGTAATAGAACATACTGAAGCCCTTCACGTTGTAGATGTAAATAGTGGTAATAGATCCAATAAGTCCAACTCTCAAGAAGACACAGCCTTAGAAGTTAATTTAATTTCTGCTACAGAGGTTGCAAGGCAACTTCGCCTTCGTGACATGGGAGGTATAATTGTTGTCGATTTTATTGACTTAAATAAAGCTGATAACAGAAAAAAACTCTATAATCATCTTCGTGATGAAATGAAAGATGATAGAGCCAAACACAAAATATTACCGCCAAGTAAGTTTGGATTGATTCAAATTACAAGACAAAGAGTAAGACCAGAAATGAACATTAAGACTAGGGAGGAAAATCCGGATGCTGTTAATGGAGTGGAGGTCGAAGCTCCAATAGGAATATTATCTAAAATCAATCATGATTTAGAAATTTTATTAAAAAAAGACTATACTAAGGTGACTTTAAACACACATCCTTTTATAGCAGCCTTTCTTACAAAAGGTTTTCCATCTATTCGTTCAAAATGGTTTTTTGAACACAAAAAATGGGTCAAAATTCAACCTAGAGATGCTTACACATATTTAGAATATCATTTTTTTGATAAAAATGGTAAACAAATTAAATAACAATAAAAAAGCCACATCATTTGATGTGGCTTTTTTTGTTGCAGTTGGTTTAATGCTCTTTTTAAGAATTGGTTATAATTCAAAAGTGTTTAATTATTAGAATGTGGTCCACCACTAAGGATCCTAAATTCGGTTCTACGGTTAAGCTGGTGCTGCTCTTCGGTGCAGTTATTAGCACAATTTACAGTTAATTCATTTTCACCTTTTCCGGCACCTGATATTCTTTTAGGGTCAATACCTTTAGAGATAATGTACTGCACCGAGGTTTTAGCACGACGGTCTGAGAGTGCATTGTTATACGCGTTAGAACCACGAATATCTGTATGAGATGTGGCATAGATCACCATATTAGGGTACTTTGTCATGGCCTGTACCAGATTGTCTAATTCAAATGCAGCTTTGGCAGTGATGTTAGATTTGTCAAAATCAAAATAGATTGGATTTAACACCACTTGTTCTATTTCAATTATTTTCTCGATAGGATCTAAAGCAATCACCACAGCTACTTCTTCTTCATTACTACCAGGAATAGTTAATGTGTTGTTTTCATACTCACTCATGGTGACTTGCAATGCTGTGCCTTGCTCGCACGCGATTATGTATTCTGCTTTACCTTCGCTATCGGTGGTTTTAGTAGAAAGTATATTGCCTTCGCCATCTAATAAAGAAGTAGTAGCACCAGTAACAGTTTTTTTCGTTTTAGTATCGACTACCGTTGCTACAATTAAAACATCGCAAAGCGGGCGTATTTTTTTAATAGCATAAATATCATCACCACCTTTACCGCCATCTCGGTTTGAGGACACAAAACCATCTTTGGTGACTTCATTTATACGGAATGCAAAATCATCACCATTAGAGTTCACAGGAATCCCAACATTGCGAATAGGTGCTAGTTTACCGTCAATTTCTTTGGTATAAAACACGTCCATTCCACCAAGTCCTAGATGCCCGATAGAAGAGAAGTATAAGGTGTTGTTGCTGCTAATAAATGGAAACATTTCCTGGCTTTCAGTATTTACTTTTTGTCCCATATTTACGGGGGTTCCCAAGTGCCCATTAGGGCTAATAGGTGCTTTGTAGATGTCAAACTTTCCAAAGCCTCCAGGCCTATCGGAAGCAAAATATAAGGTACTGCCATCTGGGCTCACACTAGGATTTTTAATAGAGTAGTTACGACTGTTAATAGAAAGTGGTTCTATCTTAGAAAATGTACCACCGCTTTTTGAAGCCTTATACAGGTGTAGGACACTGTAGTTGGTGTTTGATACGTAATCTTTTACATAGACATCTTCAAAGAAACTCTCACGCGAGAAGTATACTGTTTTTCCATCAGGTGTAAATGACATCAATCCTTCATGGTATTTGGTATTCATCTGGTCACCCAGAAGTGTTTCATTATGGTAAGTACTATCTTCTGCTAAGGTAAATTCATAGAGGTCTAAAAAGGGCTGTTGGTTCCAACCATAGGTTTTTCTGGCACTATTTCTGGCGGTTGTAATGTATAGTTTGCCCTCCTGAAACGTGCCACCAAAATCTGAAACGGCAGAGTTGAGAGCCAAATTCTGGATGTTAAATTTTTTACCTCTATCTAATATTTTTGGTAGATAATTGGGATTAGCCATAAACATCATGGCTCTATCATCACTTGGACGCATGGATGCAAACTTTTGCATCTGCTCGTTTGAAGCTTCATATTTTCCATTGGCCTTAAGCATTTCAGAATACTTAAATATTAGTTCAGGTTCAGCGTTTGTTTTTAAGGTTTTCGCAAAATAGCGTTCGGCTTCAGTGGTGTTGAATATATTGTAATTGGCCTCTGCTAATCTGCCGTAGACATAAGCATCTGCTGTTCCCTTTTCAACTAATTTTTCATAGGCTGCGATAGCTTCTACGAATTCAAGTTTAGCAAAATGTTTGTCGGCATTTTTAGTGTCTTTATTTTGTGCTGTTACACTAAAGCTGGTAAGAATGATGAGGGCTATAATTAATTGTAATTGTTTCATTTTTAGTTAGCTTAGAGTGATTAAAAATAACGAGGCGAGCGTGAAACTTTTCTAGGAAGATTGATATCGAAATTTATAAAGATCTCATGTGATGTGTTAGTAACCACATTGAGTTCAGACTGTATGGCATCGTAGGCATAGCCTATGCGCATATTAGGCGATATCATAAAGTTGATCATTCCAATGAAGGAATCGTCAACTCTGTAACCAGCACCCACTTCAACGAGGTCGTACATGAATAGGTTTAGGTTAATATCGTAACTCACAGGCGCATCAAAAGCAAATTTTAAAAGCGCGTGTGGTTTTAATTTAAAATGCTCCGAGAGGTCAAACACATACCCAGCGGTGGCAAAGAGATGTTCTACCTCAGAGCCTATTTTGTTTCCATTAAAATCTAAATGCGTACTGTTTAGAATGTTTGGCATCGAGAAAGAGACATAGAATTTATTTGGAGTGTAGAAATAGAGACCCGCGCCAATATTAGGTGTGGTTTCGTTAATATCCTGAGAAAATAACGGATCGTTCTCATCAATAGTGTCTATAGATCCAGTCCCAATATCGTGAAAGGTTGCTCCAGCTTTTAAGCCAAAGGCCATTTTTGTATTACTACTTATCGGTAAGGTGTATGAGAAATCCACATAAGCATTGGTTTCATTTACAGGCCCTACTTCATCACTAATGAGAGAGAATCCTATACCTACACGATTCCCTACAGGAGAATGTATGGCTAGGGTTGCAGTGCTTGGTGCGCCTTCTAGACCCACCCACTGGCTGCGGTAGAGTGCGCCTATAGAGAGAATTTCACTTGAGCCGGCATAGGCAGGATTCACCACATTCATGTTGTACATGTACTGCGTGTATTGTGGATCTTGTTGGGCTTGTACGGCTAAACCGACTAGGATAACGAGATAAAATAGCTTTTTCATGTTATATATTGGTTTTTCTAGCCGCTTTTTTATCCTTTTCAGGACTACGTAATCAAGTTATTACTAAACTATTAAAAATGACGAGTAAAATCAGAAAAATATAATGGGTTAAGTGCTTTTATTAACGACTAAGGCCTAAGTTTACTTAGAGTTATAATATATTTAGTTTAAAATAATTAGGGTGCTGGATTAGGAATGTTGGAGTGTATCGCATTTATATCATCTAATAATGTATCGCTTAAATCTATAGAGATACTAGCAATATTTTCTTTGAGCTGTTCCAAATTTGTTGCTCCTATAATATTACTGGTAACAAATGTTCTTTGATTTACAAAAGCTAAAGACATTTGAGCAAGAGACAGGTTGTTTTTCTCTGCTAAGCTCATGTATTGTTTTGTTGCCATTGTAGCTTGTTCGCTGCTATAACGAGAAAAACGGGGAAATAATTTTAAACGTGCGTTATCTGCTGCTGTATTTTTTATATATTTTCCAGAAAGTACGCCAAACGCCATAGGAGAGTACACTAATAAGCCAATGTTTTCTCGCATTGAAATTTCTGCCATATCGCCTTCAAAAACACGGTTTATTAGTGAGTAAGCATTTTGTATAGTAATTGGTCTCGGTAAGTTACTGTTTGTTGATTCTTCAAGATAGCGCATCGTTCCCCAAGCTTTTTCATTAGATAAACCAATATGACGCACTTTCCCTTCTTTGATTACCTGATCGAGACCTTCTAAAACCTCTTTAAAATTATCTTTCCATTGGTCATCAGGGTTATGTTTGTAATCTCTAATACCAAATGTATTTGTGTCACGTTCTGGCCAATGTAATTGGTATAAGTCAATATAATCTGTTTGTAATCTTTTTAATTCTAAATCAACGGCTTCTTTTATAGCGCTTTTACTGAATCCAGTCGTACGAATGTGAGCTGTGTAATCTCCCGGACCAGCTATTTTTGAGGCCAATACTACCTTATCTCTATTTCTGGATTTTTTTAACCAGGTGCCTATAATTTTACTGGTTCTGCCAGATGTTTCGGCTGTGGCAGGAACAGGATATAGTTCTGCAGTATCAATGAAATTAACACCTTGGTCCAAGGCATAGTCAAGTTGCAAATGTCCTTCGGCTTCAGTATTTTGGTTTCCCCAAGTCATTGAGCCTAAACAAATCTTACTAACTTTAATAGAAGTGTTTGGTAGTGTGGTGTATTTCATAATTGATGCTATTTAATTTTTATATAAAGATAAAACCTGCTTTTTTTAATGTGAACTAAATTATTTAAATCTTTGTTAAGATCCTGCTTTAAGGATAACTCATAATTGTTTTTTAGAAAGAAATCGTAAGTACTTCTTTAATGAAGTGGCGTCCTTTATTATGAAACATTAAATATGTTAAGTTCAAGTTTGCTGTACACCCCTTTTTGTGAGATCTCAAATCAATTTTGAGACTGCATTGCAGAAAAAGATAAGCGGTTAGCTTAAGCTTTAGGGAACCCTTCTGCCATCAATAAGGCGCTTAAATGCTAGAGGTCTAATTCTAACAAAATAGGACAGTGATCGCTATGTTTAGCTTCGGTTAAAATAACAGATCGTTTAATTTTATCCTGTAACGGTTTTGTAACCATTGCATAATCTATACGCCAGCCTTTATTGTTTGCACGCGCATTTGCACGATAGCTCCACCATGTGTATTCTACACGATCGGGATTAAGAAAACGGAAAGAATCTA
It contains:
- a CDS encoding HU family DNA-binding protein — its product is MTKADLVAKISEKLGIEKGDVQATVETFMEEVKTSLEAGDNVYLRGFGSFIIKTRAEKTGRNISKNTTIKIPAHNIPAFKPAKVFVEGVKTNVDVK
- a CDS encoding aldo/keto reductase produces the protein MKYTTLPNTSIKVSKICLGSMTWGNQNTEAEGHLQLDYALDQGVNFIDTAELYPVPATAETSGRTSKIIGTWLKKSRNRDKVVLASKIAGPGDYTAHIRTTGFSKSAIKEAVDLELKRLQTDYIDLYQLHWPERDTNTFGIRDYKHNPDDQWKDNFKEVLEGLDQVIKEGKVRHIGLSNEKAWGTMRYLEESTNSNLPRPITIQNAYSLINRVFEGDMAEISMRENIGLLVYSPMAFGVLSGKYIKNTAADNARLKLFPRFSRYSSEQATMATKQYMSLAEKNNLSLAQMSLAFVNQRTFVTSNIIGATNLEQLKENIASISIDLSDTLLDDINAIHSNIPNPAP
- a CDS encoding OmpA family protein; its protein translation is MKQLQLIIALIILTSFSVTAQNKDTKNADKHFAKLEFVEAIAAYEKLVEKGTADAYVYGRLAEANYNIFNTTEAERYFAKTLKTNAEPELIFKYSEMLKANGKYEASNEQMQKFASMRPSDDRAMMFMANPNYLPKILDRGKKFNIQNLALNSAVSDFGGTFQEGKLYITTARNSARKTYGWNQQPFLDLYEFTLAEDSTYHNETLLGDQMNTKYHEGLMSFTPDGKTVYFSRESFFEDVYVKDYVSNTNYSVLHLYKASKSGGTFSKIEPLSINSRNYSIKNPSVSPDGSTLYFASDRPGGFGKFDIYKAPISPNGHLGTPVNMGQKVNTESQEMFPFISSNNTLYFSSIGHLGLGGMDVFYTKEIDGKLAPIRNVGIPVNSNGDDFAFRINEVTKDGFVSSNRDGGKGGDDIYAIKKIRPLCDVLIVATVVDTKTKKTVTGATTSLLDGEGNILSTKTTDSEGKAEYIIACEQGTALQVTMSEYENNTLTIPGSNEEEVAVVIALDPIEKIIEIEQVVLNPIYFDFDKSNITAKAAFELDNLVQAMTKYPNMVIYATSHTDIRGSNAYNNALSDRRAKTSVQYIISKGIDPKRISGAGKGENELTVNCANNCTEEQHQLNRRTEFRILSGGPHSNN
- a CDS encoding ribonuclease E/G, with product MNKELIIRSNSEGVDFALLKDGKLVELHKDEDSNNFAVGDVFIAKIRKAVPGLNAAFVNVGYEKDAFLHYHDLGPKISSLLKFTKSVSTGKLNDFSLKDYPFEKDIDKDGKIANVLKSNQSMLVQIVKEPISTKGPRISSELSIAGRYIVLVPFSDRISISQKIEDKAEKDRLKRLVQSITPKGFGVIVRTVAEGKKVAELDKDLQNLLGRWTAMCKKLNKAHHPTKVLGELNKASSILRDIFNDSFTGIYVDDEALYIQIKDYVQEIAPNKESIVKLHQSNVPIYEKFGVERQIKTAFGKTVSMAKGAYLVIEHTEALHVVDVNSGNRSNKSNSQEDTALEVNLISATEVARQLRLRDMGGIIVVDFIDLNKADNRKKLYNHLRDEMKDDRAKHKILPPSKFGLIQITRQRVRPEMNIKTREENPDAVNGVEVEAPIGILSKINHDLEILLKKDYTKVTLNTHPFIAAFLTKGFPSIRSKWFFEHKKWVKIQPRDAYTYLEYHFFDKNGKQIK
- a CDS encoding gliding motility-associated protein GldE, whose product is MDPDPTSLYFIITSIDYSIIPSVILLFVLLFCSALISGAEVALFSLTRSDIEPEDHQNSKALSIITKLLEKPKKLLATILVANNFINIAIVILFAFLGNIMFGGITNLLIKFVLEVVVVTFLILLFGEILPKVYASRNSLKFAIFMAFPLRVLDFLISPLSIPMRAITLGIHNKLGRQKYNLSVNQLSQALELTSEHDTTQEEHKILKGIVSFGNTDTKQVMRPRLDIFALNKTQSYAEIITEVIENGFSRIPVYIDSIDTIEGILYVKDLLPHIDKIEFDWTSLLRDPFFVPENKKLDDLMAEFQEKKVHLAVVVDEYGGTSGLVSLEDIIEEIVGDISDEFDDENIIYSKLDDKNYVFEGKTTLKDFYKIIKLEEDSLFEDKKGEAETIAGFILEISGSFPRQGGKIHYENYIFTIEALDKKRIKRVKISLP
- a CDS encoding type IX secretion system membrane protein PorP/SprF, which translates into the protein MKKLFYLVILVGLAVQAQQDPQYTQYMYNMNVVNPAYAGSSEILSIGALYRSQWVGLEGAPSTATLAIHSPVGNRVGIGFSLISDEVGPVNETNAYVDFSYTLPISSNTKMAFGLKAGATFHDIGTGSIDTIDENDPLFSQDINETTPNIGAGLYFYTPNKFYVSFSMPNILNSTHLDFNGNKIGSEVEHLFATAGYVFDLSEHFKLKPHALLKFAFDAPVSYDINLNLFMYDLVEVGAGYRVDDSFIGMINFMISPNMRIGYAYDAIQSELNVVTNTSHEIFINFDINLPRKVSRSPRYF
- a CDS encoding single-stranded DNA-binding protein, whose protein sequence is MSGTLNKVMLIGHLGDEVKMHYFEGGGCVGRFPLATNETYTNKSTNEKVTNTEWHNIVLRNKAAEICEKYLSKGDKVYIEGRLKTRKWQDDSGNDRYSTEIQATDFTFLTTKKESESAVTQKPTEAKSETMGKAESDDDLPF
- the mutY gene encoding A/G-specific adenine glycosylase, with translation MNVSKKLISWYSVNKRNLPWRNTTNPYYIWLSEIILQQTQVAQGLPYYDAFITNYPTVFDLAKAEESQVLKLWQGLGYYSRARNLHASAKYIVSELNGMFPNTFTEILKLKGVGDYTASAIASISFNEPTAVVDGNVYRVLARVYGIYTPINTGKGFKEFKALAQELIDKKQPATFNQAVMEFGARLCRPKNPDCPNCPFNNACIALEKNDIGVLPVKLKALKVKKKYFNFIVILSEDEKTIVEQREGSGIWQNLYQFPLIESKKAVEFSVIADHLKDFIPLKNKVFDLSLYNEKAIIHKLSHQHLYTKFWIVSLKSSLPEGISVKKIHDFPVPILISNFIEQFNF